One Hydrogenispora ethanolica genomic region harbors:
- the yabQ gene encoding spore cortex biosynthesis protein YabQ — protein sequence MEYLQLQVSSFLILFATGLFLGGFFDLYRVFRCRIRTGFLVDFLGDLLFWLLALAISGCLIYWSTWLELRAYVWLTLLLGVAFYFCCFSAALIPIFLRFWQGVGWLPRQFAKGAWQATIMARKLKWLTQRGKMPGRKPEDAPEPAPKPRK from the coding sequence ATGGAATATCTGCAACTGCAAGTCAGCTCATTTCTGATTCTCTTCGCCACCGGCCTGTTTTTGGGCGGATTTTTCGATCTGTACCGGGTCTTCCGGTGCCGGATCCGCACCGGTTTTCTCGTCGATTTCCTGGGGGATCTGCTCTTTTGGCTCTTGGCGCTGGCGATCAGCGGCTGCTTGATCTATTGGAGCACCTGGCTGGAATTGCGGGCTTACGTCTGGTTGACGCTCCTGCTGGGAGTGGCTTTTTATTTCTGCTGCTTCAGTGCGGCGCTGATCCCGATCTTCCTTCGTTTCTGGCAAGGCGTCGGCTGGCTGCCCCGACAGTTCGCCAAAGGGGCCTGGCAGGCCACGATCATGGCGCGGAAACTGAAATGGCTGACCCAACGGGGGAAAATGCCCGGGAGGAAGCCGGAGGACGCTCCGGAGCCCGCGCCGAAGCCCAGGAAATGA
- a CDS encoding FlxA-like family protein: protein MNVSAISAASSNRQAAAGTTARDNRDYQSQIKSLEQQIEAIEAKISDLQQDPSGSSQQKQQAIAAYEAQIQTLQAQIQQLEQKQAQAQSGNSGTSSAASGGAASRQSAVSVEQGIGAAVDIQA, encoded by the coding sequence ATGAACGTCAGCGCCATCTCCGCCGCCTCTTCCAACCGCCAGGCCGCGGCCGGAACGACGGCCCGGGACAATCGGGACTATCAGAGCCAGATCAAAAGCCTGGAGCAGCAGATCGAAGCCATCGAAGCGAAGATCAGCGATCTGCAGCAGGACCCATCCGGAAGTTCTCAGCAAAAACAGCAAGCGATCGCCGCCTATGAAGCACAGATCCAAACGCTCCAGGCGCAAATCCAGCAGCTTGAGCAGAAGCAGGCCCAGGCGCAGTCCGGAAACAGCGGCACCTCTTCCGCCGCTTCCGGCGGCGCGGCAAGTCGCCAAAGCGCCGTTTCCGTGGAACAGGGAATCGGCGCAGCCGTGGATATCCAGGCGTAA
- the yabP gene encoding sporulation protein YabP, translating into MEEKKRTPEIPHQLTLSNRNLLGVDGVTNLGSFDEEKIILETSKGVLEIKGERLHVQQLNLDQGKVLLDGEFHSLAYVGEELSKKSKGFFSNLMK; encoded by the coding sequence GTGGAAGAGAAGAAAAGAACGCCGGAGATACCGCATCAGTTGACATTGAGCAACCGCAACCTGCTGGGAGTGGACGGAGTCACCAACCTGGGCAGTTTTGACGAGGAAAAGATCATCCTGGAGACCAGCAAAGGGGTACTGGAGATCAAGGGCGAGCGGCTCCATGTGCAACAGTTGAATCTCGATCAGGGCAAGGTGCTGCTGGACGGGGAATTTCATTCCCTGGCCTACGTGGGCGAGGAATTATCCAAAAAGAGCAAGGGTTTTTTCAGCAATTTAATGAAGTAA
- a CDS encoding SpoIID/LytB domain-containing protein, which yields MGSKQVRLLVCFLIGTVLFAAGCPGKEGTLIKNIVTRFGKPPVISVYMKDSGKKVKMDIDEYLVGVVAGEMKPGWPLNAYAAQAIIARTFTMEFLSRGGTRALHGTDISTDEKEAQAYNAKNITPTIRKAVQMTKGLVLTYNNRYIKGWYSASSGGVTALAKEGLAYKEAEPPYVQSVKSPEEKVIPKSELLWQATFTSDEINQALKKLNQGEVGMVRRFEVVKRGHYRAVGIRIVGDKGTAQVHGADLRINIGPEKMRSIWLTDISTTGGKVTLKGRGFGHGVGLSQWGAHALARENKSPEDIVKHFYPKAHVDKIW from the coding sequence ATGGGTAGCAAGCAGGTTCGGCTCTTAGTATGCTTTTTGATAGGAACGGTGCTTTTCGCCGCCGGTTGTCCCGGCAAGGAAGGAACCCTGATCAAAAACATCGTCACCCGGTTCGGAAAACCGCCGGTGATCTCGGTATATATGAAAGACTCCGGCAAAAAAGTGAAAATGGATATCGATGAATACCTGGTCGGAGTGGTCGCCGGAGAGATGAAGCCGGGCTGGCCGTTGAATGCTTACGCCGCTCAAGCCATCATCGCCCGCACCTTCACCATGGAATTCCTCTCGCGGGGAGGCACCCGCGCGCTCCACGGCACCGACATCTCGACCGATGAAAAAGAAGCTCAGGCTTATAACGCCAAAAACATCACCCCCACCATCCGGAAGGCGGTCCAGATGACCAAGGGTTTGGTCCTGACCTATAACAACCGTTACATCAAGGGCTGGTACTCGGCCAGTTCCGGCGGGGTGACCGCCCTCGCCAAAGAAGGGCTGGCCTACAAGGAGGCCGAGCCTCCCTACGTTCAGTCGGTGAAGAGTCCCGAAGAAAAGGTCATCCCCAAATCGGAGCTGCTCTGGCAGGCCACCTTCACCAGCGATGAGATCAACCAGGCTCTCAAGAAATTAAACCAAGGGGAGGTCGGCATGGTGCGCCGTTTCGAGGTGGTCAAAAGAGGACACTACCGAGCGGTAGGCATCCGGATCGTCGGCGATAAGGGGACGGCCCAGGTACACGGCGCCGACCTGCGCATCAATATCGGGCCGGAAAAGATGCGTTCGATCTGGCTCACCGACATCTCCACCACGGGCGGCAAGGTCACGCTGAAAGGCCGGGGCTTCGGCCACGGCGTCGGACTCAGCCAATGGGGCGCCCATGCGCTGGCCCGCGAGAATAAATCCCCCGAAGACATTGTAAAGCATTTCTATCCCAAAGCGCACGTGGATAAGATCTGGTAA
- a CDS encoding MarR family winged helix-turn-helix transcriptional regulator: MSGLRRGGFLITKIHQLSGRIFARKLRAHGIHEINPAQGRILFVLWENDGIAIEQLAKRTQLSKSTLTSMLDRLEADGFLVREPSLEDRRKILIRRTEKDRALQQVYLEISAEMIALFYQGLSEAERDRFEADLERILANLEGAESSG, translated from the coding sequence ATGAGCGGACTGCGGCGGGGCGGGTTTCTGATCACCAAGATTCATCAGCTGTCCGGGCGGATCTTCGCCCGGAAGCTCCGCGCCCACGGGATCCATGAGATCAATCCGGCCCAGGGCCGGATCCTCTTTGTGCTTTGGGAGAACGACGGGATCGCCATCGAGCAGCTGGCCAAGCGGACGCAATTGAGCAAATCCACCCTCACCAGCATGCTCGACCGGCTCGAAGCCGACGGATTCCTGGTCCGCGAGCCGTCCCTGGAGGACCGGCGTAAGATCCTGATCCGGCGGACCGAGAAAGACCGGGCGCTGCAACAGGTCTATCTGGAGATCTCGGCGGAGATGATCGCCCTCTTCTACCAAGGGCTGAGCGAGGCGGAGCGGGACCGCTTCGAGGCGGATCTGGAGCGGATCCTGGCCAATCTGGAGGGAGCGGAGAGTAGCGGCTAA
- the ade gene encoding adenine deaminase, with amino-acid sequence MSESSFSISGNLVDVVAATIRPATVRVTGGRIAAIRWEDRPYDRYLIPGLIDAHIHIESSMLVPAEFARAAVCHGTVAVVADPHEIANVLGSAGVRYMVQNGRTAPFKFYFGAPSCVPASAYETSGAVLDAREIEELFVRDGLKFLGEMMDYPGVLAGDPEVLAKLAAARRHGRPVDGHAPGLRGEALDRYLAAGISTDHEAFTLEEGLEKAGRGMKILIREGSAARNFAALHPLIAACPEQVMFCTDDRHPGDLLAGHLDRTVKAALELGYDRFQVLRCASLNPIRHYGLEVGLLQPGDPADFAVINNFSEFRILATYIDGRPVAENGRSLIPRSRSESVNRFAAAPQSPAAFRIPVRPGLLNVIGAVDGELVTAKLNLPPTVADGWAVADPGRDLLKIAVLNRYRPAAPAVGFIHHFGLREGAIAASVAHDSHNIVAIGADDASLARAVNRIIALRGGLAVVAGEAETVLPLPVAGLMSDGDGASVAADHRRLTEHARALGATMADPFMTMAFMTLPVIPELKISDRGLFDGQRFRPIALFAD; translated from the coding sequence ATGTCCGAGTCCAGCTTCAGCATATCCGGCAACCTGGTCGACGTGGTCGCCGCCACCATCCGCCCCGCCACCGTCCGCGTGACCGGGGGGCGCATCGCCGCGATCCGTTGGGAGGACCGGCCCTATGACCGGTACCTCATCCCCGGCCTGATCGACGCCCACATCCACATCGAAAGCTCGATGCTGGTCCCGGCGGAGTTCGCCCGGGCCGCCGTCTGCCACGGCACCGTGGCGGTGGTCGCCGATCCTCACGAGATCGCCAATGTCCTCGGCAGCGCCGGGGTTCGCTATATGGTTCAGAACGGCCGCACCGCGCCGTTCAAATTTTATTTCGGCGCGCCTTCCTGCGTGCCGGCCTCAGCCTATGAAACCTCCGGAGCGGTCCTCGACGCCCGGGAGATCGAGGAGCTGTTCGTCCGCGACGGGCTCAAGTTCTTGGGGGAGATGATGGATTACCCCGGGGTCCTGGCCGGGGATCCGGAGGTTCTAGCCAAGCTGGCCGCAGCCCGCCGCCACGGCCGGCCGGTGGACGGCCATGCCCCCGGACTGCGCGGCGAGGCCCTGGACCGCTACCTGGCGGCCGGAATCTCCACCGATCACGAGGCCTTCACCCTGGAGGAAGGGTTGGAAAAAGCCGGCCGCGGCATGAAGATCCTGATCCGCGAGGGCAGCGCGGCCCGCAACTTCGCCGCCCTGCACCCGCTGATCGCCGCCTGCCCCGAGCAGGTGATGTTTTGCACCGACGACCGGCACCCCGGCGATCTGCTCGCCGGCCATCTCGACCGGACCGTCAAGGCAGCCCTGGAACTGGGCTATGATCGATTCCAGGTGCTCCGCTGCGCCTCGCTCAATCCCATCCGCCATTACGGCCTGGAGGTCGGACTGCTGCAGCCCGGCGACCCCGCCGACTTCGCGGTGATCAACAACTTCAGCGAGTTCCGGATCCTGGCGACCTACATCGACGGACGACCGGTGGCGGAGAATGGCCGGAGCCTGATCCCCCGCTCCCGGAGCGAATCGGTCAATCGATTCGCGGCTGCGCCGCAGTCTCCCGCCGCCTTCCGGATCCCGGTCCGGCCCGGTCTGCTCAACGTGATCGGCGCCGTCGACGGCGAGCTGGTCACCGCCAAGCTCAATCTGCCGCCGACCGTGGCCGACGGCTGGGCCGTGGCCGATCCGGGCCGGGACCTGCTGAAGATCGCCGTGCTCAACCGCTACCGTCCGGCCGCGCCGGCGGTGGGCTTCATTCACCATTTCGGACTGCGGGAAGGGGCCATCGCCGCCTCGGTCGCCCACGACTCCCACAATATCGTGGCCATCGGCGCCGACGACGCCTCCCTGGCGCGGGCGGTGAACCGCATCATCGCGCTCCGGGGCGGCCTGGCCGTCGTCGCGGGCGAGGCCGAAACCGTCCTGCCGCTGCCGGTGGCCGGGCTGATGAGCGACGGGGACGGCGCCAGCGTCGCCGCGGACCACCGCCGGCTGACCGAACACGCCCGGGCGCTCGGCGCGACCATGGCCGACCCCTTCATGACCATGGCCTTCATGACCCTGCCGGTCATCCCGGAGCTGAAGATCAGCGACCGGGGCTTATTCGACGGGCAACGCTTCCGGCCCATTGCCTTATTCGCCGATTAG
- a CDS encoding nitroreductase family protein has protein sequence MSTTLIKDLVVKNRSYRRFDETAALDRSVLEGLVDLGRLAMSAANRQPLKYLIFCDPERNARIFDCLGWAGYLKDWPGPEPGERPTGYIVMLMDTQIKDPMGLDAGLAAANILLGAVERGLGGCLIGNIKRDELRALLGIEDRYQLLAVIALGKPVERVVLEKAGPGPEADIKYWRDERQVHHVPKRELREIILN, from the coding sequence ATGTCCACAACCTTGATCAAAGATCTGGTGGTTAAGAACCGGAGTTACCGGCGGTTTGACGAAACGGCGGCGCTGGACCGGAGCGTTCTGGAGGGATTGGTCGACCTAGGCCGGCTGGCGATGTCGGCCGCCAACCGTCAGCCATTGAAATATCTGATCTTTTGCGACCCGGAGCGCAACGCCCGGATCTTCGACTGCCTCGGCTGGGCCGGCTATCTGAAGGATTGGCCGGGACCGGAGCCCGGCGAGCGTCCGACCGGCTATATCGTGATGCTGATGGATACGCAGATCAAAGACCCGATGGGTCTTGACGCCGGACTGGCCGCGGCCAACATTCTCCTGGGAGCGGTGGAGCGGGGATTGGGCGGCTGCCTGATCGGAAATATCAAGCGGGACGAACTCCGGGCGCTGCTGGGGATCGAGGACCGCTACCAGTTGTTGGCGGTGATCGCCCTGGGCAAGCCGGTGGAGCGGGTGGTGCTGGAGAAGGCCGGGCCCGGCCCCGAGGCGGACATCAAGTACTGGCGGGACGAGCGGCAGGTGCATCACGTGCCCAAGCGGGAGCTGCGGGAGATCATCCTGAATTGA
- a CDS encoding pyridoxamine 5'-phosphate oxidase family protein, with amino-acid sequence MDQTTALRLSRELIAAVPAAYLTTINAGVDFPETRAMLNLRNPALYPGLAAVFAGFGDDLGTYFSTNTSSPKVGQVTADPRACVYYCQPSDWHGLTLQGRLELVEDPALKAALWQPGWEMYYPAGVGDPDYALLRFRPVRAKFYHQLSVCTMDLAEHSA; translated from the coding sequence ATGGACCAAACAACCGCCCTCCGGCTGAGCCGGGAATTGATCGCGGCCGTGCCCGCCGCTTACCTGACGACCATCAATGCCGGAGTGGATTTCCCGGAGACCCGGGCCATGCTGAATCTGCGCAATCCGGCGCTCTATCCCGGATTGGCGGCGGTTTTCGCCGGCTTCGGGGATGACTTGGGGACCTATTTTTCCACCAATACCTCGTCGCCCAAGGTCGGCCAGGTCACGGCCGACCCCCGGGCCTGCGTCTATTACTGCCAACCGTCGGACTGGCACGGGCTGACGCTCCAGGGCCGGCTGGAACTGGTGGAGGATCCGGCGCTCAAGGCGGCCCTATGGCAGCCGGGCTGGGAAATGTATTACCCGGCGGGAGTGGGCGATCCCGATTACGCGCTGCTGCGTTTCCGGCCGGTGCGGGCCAAGTTTTATCACCAGTTGAGCGTCTGCACCATGGATCTGGCGGAGCATTCGGCATGA
- a CDS encoding lytic transglycosylase domain-containing protein, producing the protein MPAVSTAARRRKRRARGGFIRFFLIVVRFIISPFVLFLDSFQAKKNLDRGWLFSFFLLTSLLMLMTGVGLLVVDRPTGKTLQMLADPSRNEEVLAGAFQPVITAINRYSLQNQLDPNLVYSIIKAESNFKAGAVSRAGARGLMQIMPEVWRQYSHSSCDGEHAYGDPCADPRNCIFNPEANIRVGTRYFRVLLDRYNGRADLALEAYNAGLTNVQPGFAPKFAETRSYVQKILAAWRELRRVSLAGQLRLSLSMQAGLKVLFGLSFLCWLILFWWANRKLFRD; encoded by the coding sequence ATGCCAGCCGTTTCTACAGCCGCCCGGCGCCGTAAGCGACGCGCCCGGGGAGGCTTCATCCGATTCTTCCTGATCGTTGTCAGGTTTATCATCAGTCCCTTCGTCCTTTTTCTCGACTCGTTCCAGGCCAAAAAGAATCTCGATCGGGGCTGGCTGTTTTCTTTTTTTTTACTGACCTCGCTTTTGATGCTGATGACCGGGGTCGGTCTTTTGGTCGTTGACCGGCCGACCGGAAAAACCCTGCAGATGCTGGCCGATCCCTCCCGCAACGAGGAAGTGCTGGCCGGCGCATTCCAACCGGTGATCACCGCCATCAACCGCTATTCGCTCCAGAACCAACTCGATCCCAACCTGGTCTACTCGATCATCAAGGCCGAGAGCAATTTCAAGGCGGGAGCGGTCTCCCGGGCGGGGGCCCGCGGCCTGATGCAGATCATGCCCGAGGTCTGGCGGCAATACAGCCACTCTTCCTGCGACGGCGAGCATGCCTACGGCGACCCTTGCGCCGATCCCCGGAACTGCATCTTCAATCCCGAGGCCAATATCCGGGTGGGCACCCGTTATTTTCGGGTGCTGCTCGACCGCTATAACGGCCGGGCCGATTTGGCTCTGGAGGCCTACAACGCCGGGCTGACCAACGTGCAGCCGGGATTTGCCCCCAAATTCGCCGAGACGCGCTCCTATGTCCAGAAGATCCTCGCCGCCTGGCGGGAACTGCGCCGGGTGAGCCTGGCCGGACAGCTGCGGCTCTCCCTGTCGATGCAGGCCGGGCTGAAAGTCTTATTCGGACTCTCCTTCCTCTGCTGGCTGATCCTTTTCTGGTGGGCCAACCGCAAGCTGTTCCGCGACTGA
- a CDS encoding MBL fold metallo-hydrolase: protein MELQLIRNATIRMSYHGQNLLVDPYFAEPFSLPSYTGRSRNPLTELPLAPAEILAGVDLVMVSHRHSDHFDAAAQAVLARDMPLLCQPEDEAALRELGFTAAYPVGPSWEGRGIRIARVPGRHGSGAVLAEMGPASGFFFEAEQEPSVYWAGDTILCEEVGDILLRRRPQVVIVHACGAEWGPAEKIVMDEFQTVAVCKMLPESIVVATHMEALDHATVSRQMLREYARKNQVPDEQLRIPADGELLRLDLGILPVRKP, encoded by the coding sequence ATGGAACTGCAATTGATTCGAAATGCGACGATCCGGATGAGCTATCACGGACAGAACCTGTTGGTTGATCCCTATTTTGCGGAGCCGTTCAGCCTGCCTTCGTATACGGGCCGCTCGCGGAATCCTCTGACAGAGCTGCCCCTCGCTCCGGCGGAGATCCTGGCCGGCGTCGATCTGGTGATGGTCTCGCACCGGCACTCCGATCATTTTGACGCGGCCGCTCAAGCGGTGTTGGCGCGGGATATGCCATTGTTGTGTCAACCGGAGGACGAGGCGGCCCTGCGGGAGCTGGGATTTACCGCGGCCTATCCCGTCGGTCCGAGTTGGGAGGGCCGGGGAATCCGGATCGCGCGGGTCCCGGGACGGCACGGCAGCGGGGCGGTGCTGGCGGAGATGGGTCCGGCCTCGGGCTTTTTCTTCGAGGCGGAGCAGGAACCCAGTGTATACTGGGCGGGCGACACGATCCTCTGCGAAGAGGTCGGGGATATTTTGCTGCGCCGCCGGCCCCAGGTGGTCATCGTTCATGCCTGCGGCGCCGAATGGGGTCCGGCGGAAAAGATCGTGATGGATGAGTTTCAGACCGTGGCGGTCTGCAAGATGCTGCCGGAGAGCATCGTCGTGGCCACCCACATGGAAGCGCTGGATCATGCCACGGTTTCGCGGCAGATGTTGCGGGAATACGCCCGCAAGAACCAGGTTCCGGACGAACAGTTGCGAATCCCGGCCGACGGCGAGCTACTCCGCCTGGATCTGGGGATATTGCCGGTCCGGAAGCCGTAG
- a CDS encoding ABC1 kinase family protein produces MNPLHPIKHLGRYRQIGMVFVKHGFGGVLDQLGILKYLQLPRRAPETAHARLSWGERLRLALEELGPAFIKLGQIASTRPELLPADVILELEKLRDEVPAIPGEAIRRVIEQELGAGVAALFAEFCEEPLAAASIAQVHRARLRDGAAVVVKVQRPGIERIIEHDLNILEDLAGFLDHRTKWGRIYDFGGMVAEFGRALRNELDFRVEAANADRLRENLRRESWVRVPAIHWNLTARRVLTMEFIVGVPLSPAALRAQGLDRTLLARRLAATWLNQILRDGFFHADPHSGNILALPGNAVALLDLGMVGRLSGDRQSQLLKVLIGLIFDNNRLIVQALIDLGVVNDQPVNLRRLERAVGRVREKYLTLTVRQIRIGEIFRELFGLASSFQLMVPEEFAVLGKTLMLLEGLVASLDPDLSVLEIATPITKRLLLGKLAPVNLKQLALKELIDYGLLASRLPSFLMNLLVKMEERDFALSIRVADWERIIDRLTRLFNRIAFSIILLALSIIVAGVIIGSGIGGLVAELGNAHILRLESLLAVIIMAGLVIYLIRSGRI; encoded by the coding sequence GTGAATCCGCTCCATCCCATCAAACATTTGGGCCGTTACCGCCAGATCGGCATGGTCTTTGTGAAGCACGGCTTCGGCGGAGTCCTGGATCAGCTGGGGATCCTCAAATACCTGCAGTTGCCGCGCAGGGCCCCGGAAACGGCCCATGCCAGGCTCTCATGGGGGGAACGGCTCCGGCTGGCCCTGGAAGAGTTGGGGCCGGCCTTCATCAAGCTCGGCCAGATAGCCAGCACCCGACCGGAGCTGCTGCCGGCCGACGTCATCCTGGAGCTGGAGAAACTCCGCGATGAAGTGCCGGCCATTCCGGGCGAGGCGATTCGCCGGGTGATCGAGCAGGAATTGGGGGCCGGCGTGGCTGCGCTGTTCGCCGAATTTTGCGAAGAGCCGCTGGCCGCGGCCTCTATCGCCCAGGTCCACCGGGCTCGCCTGCGGGATGGCGCGGCGGTGGTAGTCAAGGTGCAGCGGCCCGGGATCGAGCGGATCATCGAACACGACCTGAACATTCTGGAGGATCTGGCGGGCTTCCTGGACCACCGGACCAAATGGGGCCGGATTTATGATTTCGGCGGGATGGTGGCGGAGTTCGGCCGGGCGCTCCGCAACGAGCTGGATTTCCGGGTCGAAGCCGCCAATGCCGACCGCCTCCGGGAGAATCTCCGCCGGGAGTCCTGGGTGCGGGTGCCGGCGATTCACTGGAACCTGACCGCCCGGCGGGTCCTGACCATGGAATTCATCGTCGGCGTGCCGCTTAGCCCCGCGGCGCTGCGGGCCCAGGGGCTGGACCGGACGCTGCTGGCGCGGCGGCTGGCCGCCACCTGGCTCAACCAGATCCTGCGCGACGGCTTTTTCCACGCCGACCCGCATTCCGGCAATATTCTGGCCCTGCCCGGCAACGCGGTCGCCCTGCTCGATCTGGGCATGGTCGGACGGCTCAGCGGAGACCGCCAGTCCCAGCTCTTAAAGGTGCTGATCGGCCTGATCTTCGACAACAACCGGCTGATCGTCCAGGCGCTGATCGACTTGGGGGTAGTGAACGATCAGCCTGTGAATCTGCGGCGGCTGGAGCGGGCGGTCGGCCGGGTCCGCGAGAAGTATCTGACCCTGACGGTGCGGCAGATCCGGATCGGCGAGATCTTCCGGGAACTGTTCGGCCTGGCCTCCTCCTTTCAGTTGATGGTGCCCGAGGAATTCGCGGTGCTCGGCAAGACCCTGATGCTGCTGGAGGGGCTGGTGGCCAGCCTGGACCCGGACCTGAGCGTGCTGGAGATCGCCACCCCCATCACCAAGCGGCTGCTCCTCGGGAAGCTGGCGCCGGTGAACCTGAAGCAGCTGGCTTTGAAGGAGCTGATCGACTACGGGCTGCTGGCCTCGCGGCTACCGTCGTTCCTCATGAACCTGCTGGTCAAGATGGAGGAGCGGGACTTCGCCCTCTCGATCCGGGTGGCCGACTGGGAGCGGATCATCGACCGGCTGACCCGGCTCTTCAACCGCATCGCCTTCAGCATCATCCTCCTGGCGCTCAGCATCATCGTGGCCGGCGTCATCATTGGCTCGGGCATCGGCGGCCTGGTGGCGGAGCTCGGCAACGCCCATATCCTGCGGCTGGAATCGCTGCTCGCCGTCATCATCATGGCGGGGCTGGTCATCTACCTGATCCGCTCGGGGCGAATCTGA